Proteins co-encoded in one Spirosoma endbachense genomic window:
- a CDS encoding LytR/AlgR family response regulator transcription factor — MRVALIQKPLSRAYVEQIALQFDMPDLTLPFWGYRKKMPMHQIVRLEGEGNYTLFHFSDGSQLMVSLTLKKMEERLSSKVFVRPHKKNIINLLYLEGIYPDVLQPGRPQLSACLVNGDRVEVSRRKASRFIKQVKGFQEEVLLLNVKPKEAVLVA, encoded by the coding sequence ATGAGAGTAGCTTTGATACAAAAGCCACTATCCCGCGCTTATGTCGAGCAAATTGCCCTGCAATTCGACATGCCCGACCTCACTCTCCCATTCTGGGGTTACCGTAAAAAAATGCCGATGCACCAAATTGTTCGGCTTGAGGGTGAAGGAAATTATACCCTGTTTCATTTTTCTGATGGTAGCCAGTTGATGGTTTCGTTAACACTCAAAAAAATGGAAGAGCGTCTGTCGTCAAAAGTTTTTGTTCGCCCTCACAAGAAGAACATCATTAACCTGCTCTATCTGGAGGGTATTTACCCGGATGTGCTTCAGCCGGGCCGACCGCAACTGAGCGCCTGTCTGGTAAATGGTGATCGGGTTGAAGTATCACGCCGTAAAGCGAGCCGGTTTATCAAGCAGGTAAAAGGATTTCAGGAAGAGGTGTTATTGCTGAATGTTAAACCAAAAGAGGCCGTTTTGGTCGCCTGA